Proteins encoded together in one Jaculus jaculus isolate mJacJac1 chromosome 7, mJacJac1.mat.Y.cur, whole genome shotgun sequence window:
- the Tnfaip2 gene encoding tumor necrosis factor alpha-induced protein 2 has protein sequence MLKMMTFFQGLPGQQTVPGNLDFPGSSPKLRSTSEAEAEASMSEVSEDLVSPPLVAAVVAADGEEEEAAKKEKKKPKGLASMFSVLTKGKKKKGQRKSAEPEGEPKSGPGLDGPLPTVEELKAALEHGRLEAARHLLALERELAAAAAAGGAGAEELVRRQSKVEALYALLRAQVLGVLRRPLDAAPERLRLALAVVSEQEREDRRAAEAPAGPGEAALATTRPRRWLQLWRDGVAEAAAERLSARPAAVPDGRSEAELVFLHMGRTMKEDLEAVVERLKPLFPADFRVVATYAESYHEHFAAHLGALAEFQLCERDTYLLLLWVQNLYPNDILNSPKLAPELQSISLGSLLPPKQIRLLEATFLSNEVTNVKSLMARALELESQRWAQDVAPQRLDGYCHSELAIDIIQILSQGQAKAENITADVGMQIKQVLLVELAALLRNYQHAFDEFLERGKLLRNYRVNIIANINNCLSFRTSMEQKWQIPQDSPSHLLDPLRELKRHGFDTLLQSLYMDLKPLFKKFTQTRWAAPGETLEEIIAVVGSRLPEFLQLQDCFREELMEAVHLHLVKEYIIRLSKRRLVLKTAEQQQQLAKHILANSDAIQHFCTQNGSMATWLHPALPTLAEIIRLQDPSAIKIEVATYATWYPDFSKGHLNAILAIKGNLSSSEVKSIRNILDINTGVQEPSRSLFSLIKVA, from the exons ATGCTGAAGATGATGACCTTCTTCCAAGGCCTTCCTGGCCAGCAGACTGTTCCAGGAAACCTAGACTTCCCCGGAAGCTCCCCAAAGTTGCGCTCCACATCCGAGGCCGAGGCTGAGGCCTCCATGTCAGAGGTCTCTGAGGACCTGGTGTCACCACCCCTGGTGGCCGCGGTGGTGGCCGCAgacggagaggaggaggaagctgcaaagaaggagaagaagaagccgAAAGGACTGGCCAGCATGTTCAGTGTGCTCAccaaggggaagaagaagaagggtcAACGGAAATCAGCAGAGCCGGAGGGCGAACCCAAGTCTGGCCCGGGGCTGGACGGGCCACTGCCCACAG TGGAGGAGCTCAAGGCGGCGCTGGAGCACGGGCGGCTGGAGGCGGCGCGGCATTTGCTGGCGCTGGAGCGCGagctggcggcggcggcggcggcgggcggcgcggGCGCCGAGGAGCTGGTGCGGCGCCAGAGCAAGGTGGAGGCGCTGTACGCGCTGCTGCGCGCCCAGGTGCTCGGCGTCCTGCGGCGGCCGCTGGACGCGGCGCCCGAGCGGCTGCGCCTGGCGCTGGCCGTGGTGTCCGAGCAGGAGCGCGAGGACCGCCGGGCGGCCGAGGCCCCCGCGGGGCCCGGGGAGGCGGCGCTGGCCACCACGCGCCCGCGGCGCTGGCTGCAGCTGTGGCGGGACGGCGTGGCCGAGGCGGCGGCGGAGCGCCTGAGCGCGCGTCCGGCCGCGGTGCCCGACGGCCGCTCGGAGGCCGAGCTCGTGTTCCTGCACATGGGCCGCACCATGAAGGAGGACCTGGAGGCCGTGGTGGAGCGCCTGAAGCCGCTCTTCCCCGCCGACTTCCGCGTCGTGGCCACCTACGCCGAGAGCTACCACGAGCACTTCGCCGCCCACCTGGGCGCCTTGGCAGAGTTCCAGCTCTGCGAGCGCGACACCTACCTGCTGCTGCTCTGGGTGCAGAACCTCTATCCCAA tgacatcttAAACAGCCCCAAGCTGGCACCAGAGCTGCAGAGTATCAGCCTCGGGAGCCTCCTGCCCCCCAAGCAGATTCGGTTGCTAGAGGCCACTTTCCTGTCCAATGAGGTG ACCAATGTGAAGTCACTAATGGCCCGAGCCTTGGAGCTGGAGTCACAGCGCTGGGCCCAGGATGTGGCCCCCCAGAGGCTGGATGGCTACTGCCACAGTGAGCTGGCCATCGACATCATCCAG ATCCTGTCCCAGGGCCAGGCTAAGGCTGAGAACATCACTGCCGACGTGGGGATGCAGATAAAGCAGGTGCTGCTGGTGGAGCTGGCGGCCTTGCTGAGGAA CTACCAGCATGCCTTTGATGAATTTCTGGAGAGAGGCAAACTGCTGAGAAATTACAGGGTCAACATCATTGCCAACATCAACAACTGCCTGTCTTTCCG GACATCCATGGAGCAAAAGTGGCAAATACCTCAAGATTCCCCAAGCCACCTGCTGGACCCCCTGAGAGAGCTCAAGAGGCATGGCTTTGACACCCTGCTCCAGAGCCTGTATATGGACCTGAAG CCACTATTCAAGAAGTTCACGCAGACCCGCTGGGCGGCGCCTGGTGAGACCCTGGAGGAAATCATTGCTGTGGTGGGCTCCAGGCTGCCTGAGTTCTTGCAGCTGCAGGACTGTTTCCGGGAG GAGCTCATGGAGGCCGTGCACCTGCACCTGGTTAAAGAGTACATCATCCGCCTCAGCAAGCGGCGCCTGGTCCTCAAGACAgcggagcagcagcagcagctggcaaAGCACATCCTTGCCAACTCTGACGCCATCCAGCACTTCTGCACTCAGAAT GGCTCAATGGCAACCTGGCTGCACCCTGCCCTCCCCACACTTGCTGAGATCATTCGCCTGCAAGACCCCAGTGCCATCAAGATTGAAGTGGCCACGTATGCCACCTGGTACCCTGACTTCAG CAAAGGCCACCTGAATGCCATCCTGGCCATCAAGGGGAACCTATCAAGCAGTGAAGTGAAGAGCATCCGGAATATTCTGGACATTAACACTGGAGTGCAGGAGCCCTCCAGGTCCCTATTTTCACTTATAAAGGTTGCTTAG